From the Planctomycetota bacterium genome, the window GCCGACGATGGTGGACCCATCGCGGCTGATGGCGGCGGCCTCGCTGAACCCGTGGCCGGGTCGGGTGAACCCAAGCCCGACCATGCCAGTGGCGCTGGTCCAGCGGAAAGCCTGGCCGATGAACCCGCCGGTACCGAACTCGCCCCGCCCGACGATGATGGAGCCGTCGTGGTTGACCGCCTGGGCGTAAGTTGCCGGGTAGCCGAACGAGCCGAGGGTCTGGTACGTGCCCGGGCCGCTCCAGCGGAATGCCCGTCGCTGGTTGAGATCGCCCGCTGTCCCGACGACCGCGCGGCCGTCGCCCGAGAGCCCCGCCGTGATGGTGAGAGAGGGGAGCCCGGGTTCAAGCCCGAAGTCGTAGCGGCCGGTGTCGGCGGTCCAGACGTACCCCGGGGTGAAGTTGGCGCGAGAGCTCCACCCGGCCGCGATCGTGCCGTCGGCCGACAGGCCGTACGTCCGTCCGCCCTCTGTGCCCGGTGCCAGACCGGTGAGGTAGAAGGCCTGTCCGCAGGCCACGCCCGAGAACACGCCCGCGGCGGCCATGGCCACGACTACCGCCCGCACGCCGCCGCTGTACCTCTCTCGATTCATGCACTGAACATACCACGGGCCTCGGACAATGCCAGCCGCGTGGAACGATTGTGACCGTGCCACTGACTTCCGTTTGCGGAAGTCAGTGCGAATGCGCACGGAGCGAGCACTGACATCGCCGAGCCGATGTCAGTGGCACGTCACCCGACAATCGTCCCGCGGCATTCGCCGAAACCGATGCGTCGGAAGCCCTCGCGTTCGGCCCAGGCGCGGAGGATCACCGTGTCGCCGTCCTGCAGGAAGGTGCGGGTTTCGCCGCTGGGCAGGCTGATGGGGCGGCGTGGTTTGCCCGTGCCGTCCCACGTGAGTTCGAGCAGGCAGCCGCGGGTCGAGGGCTCTGGCCCGCTGACCGTGCCGCTGGCGAGCAGGTCGCCGGGCTGGAGGTTGCACCCGTTGCTCGTGTGATGCGCGATCATCTGCTGGAACGTCCAGTACATCTCTCGGAAGGTGCGGCCTGTGCTCAAGGTAACAGGCGACAGGCCACGCTTCGCCATCTCCGCTGTCTGGAGCTGGGCTTCCAGGTGCAGGTCGAGTCCGCCGAACGCGGTGTCGGCGTCGTCGCGCAGGTATTCCAGCGGCTGCGGGTCGCCCTCGGGCCTCGTGTACGCGGCGCAGCGGAAGGGCTCGAGCGCCTCGGGAAAGACCATGCACTCGGAGATCGTCGTCGCGAAGTTCTTCGCGAGGAACGGGCCCAGCGGCTGGTATTCCCACTTCTGCACGTCGCGCGCCGACCAGTCGTTCACGAGGCAGTACCCGGCGATGAGGTGGCGCGCCTCCGCCACCGACACCGGGCGTCCGAGCGGGTTGCCCGGGCCGATGATGCAGCCGACCTCGAGTTCGTAGTCGAGCATCTGGCAGGGGCCGAAGGTGGGGGAGGCTTCGCCGTCCTTGAACGTCTGCCCGTGGGGGCGCGGGATCGGCGTGCCGGAGGCGACGATCGAGGACGCGCGCCCGTGGTAGCCGATGGGCACCCACTTGTAGTTGGGCAGCAGCGGGTTGTCGGGGCGGAACATCGCGCCGACGGTCGAAGCGTGGTGGATGGACGCGTAGAAGTCGGTGTAGTTGAAGATGGCGACGGGCTCGGCGAGGCGTGTCTCGCGCCGCGGGCGCAGGGCCTTCTGGCGCACGCGCCGCAGCGACTGCCCGCCCATGCTGTCCTCGCGCAGGAAT encodes:
- the fahA gene encoding fumarylacetoacetase, which codes for MSTDAPRPHAASPTIDATHDPKLRSWVESANDPATDFPIQNLPLAAYEASHDNHTHTHLATLIGDEVLDISMLVESGLIGRDKNEEALARAITMPHAFGLLRAPALRRQLREALQRFLREDSMGGQSLRRVRQKALRPRRETRLAEPVAIFNYTDFYASIHHASTVGAMFRPDNPLLPNYKWVPIGYHGRASSIVASGTPIPRPHGQTFKDGEASPTFGPCQMLDYELEVGCIIGPGNPLGRPVSVAEARHLIAGYCLVNDWSARDVQKWEYQPLGPFLAKNFATTISECMVFPEALEPFRCAAYTRPEGDPQPLEYLRDDADTAFGGLDLHLEAQLQTAEMAKRGLSPVTLSTGRTFREMYWTFQQMIAHHTSNGCNLQPGDLLASGTVSGPEPSTRGCLLELTWDGTGKPRRPISLPSGETRTFLQDGDTVILRAWAEREGFRRIGFGECRGTIVG